The nucleotide sequence GTTCGCACGATCTGTGCAGGCCAAAGGCAGTTTTATACCTATTGGGCCTGCACATACAAATCGTGAAGGGTGTTCTGAGAAAGAATCCTTATGCGGACACCCCACCAAGTTCAGGGTTTGCTGAAAGTAGTTGTGGGGTTGGTGCTCGCCTCCATACGACGATGAGGGCGATAGCGGAAATGACGTAGAAGGCCAATGCGATAGCGAGGGAAACGGGTTCTAGTGCGGCTTCTGGGACTACAGCATCAAGGGGCCAATCAGTATTAAAGAGGAAATGAATCCCGATGGTAAAGAACAGCCACCCAAGTCCACTACGCTTCTTTTCAAAGAGGAACTGACCCATCCCCCAACCAGCAAGGCCAGTCCAAATCATGTGGGCCAAGGGGCCAACGACCAGCCGGAGGAGCCAGGAACTCAACATAGGTTGAAGGTCACTATTGGAGTCGATGAGTGCCATATTGAGGCCATAGGAGACATTTTCGGCAAGGTCAAACCCAAATCCCACCGCCATACCAATGAGCATTGCGTGAACGGGATGTGATACCCATGCTCGTGCAAGGTAGAGCACGGCGAGTGCACAAAAGAGTTTAAAGATTTCTTCGGGTACGGCGCCACCAAGGCTCGATATCCACATCGTTGAACCAGTTAGGGTGCTGAGATTACCAACGCCAAGACCGAGGGTGATGGCAAGTCCAATCGCGTTAATAGAACCCCAAATAAATGCAGTAACGAGCACTTTCGAAGGGAGTGCGGTTCCAAATTTGGTGAATCGCAATACGAGTAAGCCGGCTACAGCCATCACAGCATAGAACACGAATGAGAGGGAAATGATCTCTGGTGAGAGACTCATCACTAGCGGCCCATATAAAAAGGCTGTCACAATTAGCCCAATAGGGGTGACAATGAGGTTAAACCACCACCAGGCATTCTTTGGTTGAATCCAAAATGATGTCATGCGTGATCCACCTCTTTAGCTGTTAAACGGGCCGATTGAATGAGCGAATGAACAACGCTGTCAATAATCTGTTGGTGGTGCGAAACCTCTTGTATCAAGGCTGAATCAGAAGGGGATACGCCGACAACGAAACCGTCTTTAGCACCGTCACCCTGAACGGCAAATGCGGCGCCATAAGGAATGATAGTTCCTTGACCAGTAGCAAGAGCCGCCTTACCACCTTCGATAGTGGTGTCCGATACCTCAAACCGATCACTATCTCGATCGAATATGGCTCGGCGAACGCCTCGGCGTGCAGCAACGTCTAACTGCTCAATGCTGTCACTGGGCATAATCGTTAGGCTCACTTCATCATCTGCTTCACCACACGACAAGGATGTCATGGTCGGGTCTTCCAGCGTTTCGCTGCAATCAACCGGAAGGGTTAGCACAAGATCATGGCTTGGTCCCTCAACCGTGATGGAATCGTTCTGTGCATGTTCAATCGTTATGGGGCCAACTTCCAGTCCCCACAAACTCAATGCCAACACCGGTGCGGCCATCGTGAGTAACGCTACACCAAGAGCCCGCCACGAACGACCCCCTTCAGCCAACACTGGAGTGATGGTCTCACCAGGTTGTACCTGGTCATTGGGTTGAGTGGCGCTCAGTTGGTGCTGCCATTGGGGGTCGTTTCCTT is from Stomatohabitans albus and encodes:
- a CDS encoding PrsW family intramembrane metalloprotease encodes the protein MTSFWIQPKNAWWWFNLIVTPIGLIVTAFLYGPLVMSLSPEIISLSFVFYAVMAVAGLLVLRFTKFGTALPSKVLVTAFIWGSINAIGLAITLGLGVGNLSTLTGSTMWISSLGGAVPEEIFKLFCALAVLYLARAWVSHPVHAMLIGMAVGFGFDLAENVSYGLNMALIDSNSDLQPMLSSWLLRLVVGPLAHMIWTGLAGWGMGQFLFEKKRSGLGWLFFTIGIHFLFNTDWPLDAVVPEAALEPVSLAIALAFYVISAIALIVVWRRAPTPQLLSANPELGGVSA